One candidate division KSB1 bacterium DNA segment encodes these proteins:
- a CDS encoding prepilin-type N-terminal cleavage/methylation domain-containing protein, with amino-acid sequence MLSRFHRRRSDKGFTLIEILIVVVIVAILAAISVPIYVEYVRSARASDAKTTINAVWQAAQVFYQDKGDWPSTIEELQQEKYLEIAQSTALQWTFALVGAPPVTITATSTEQMRGGSGHQVIYNVQDGTWLGYGLPEENQ; translated from the coding sequence ATGCTGAGCAGATTTCATCGTCGGCGGAGTGATAAGGGATTCACCCTTATCGAAATCCTCATCGTGGTCGTGATCGTAGCGATTCTCGCTGCGATTTCGGTTCCGATCTACGTTGAGTACGTGAGAAGCGCGCGCGCATCGGATGCCAAGACGACCATCAATGCGGTCTGGCAGGCTGCCCAGGTCTTCTATCAGGACAAAGGCGACTGGCCGTCCACGATCGAGGAGTTGCAGCAGGAGAAGTACCTTGAAATTGCGCAGTCCACGGCTTTGCAGTGGACGTTTGCGTTGGTCGGGGCCCCGCCGGTGACGATCACGGCGACGTCCACCGAGCAGATGCGCGGTGGGTCGGGACATCAGGTGATTTACAATGTCCAGGACGGCACGTGGCTCGGCTACGGTCTGCCGGAAGAGAACCAGTAG
- a CDS encoding RNA polymerase sigma factor, with protein sequence MVNQYKGLVLNLAARMTGRQDAADDLAQEVFLRVWRGLGSFRGECKLSTWIYRITLNLCIAESKSARARSQFIQVDDPGHEASLMIPSGDNPFAEEVILKERLGPLIARMPEQYRTAISLYYLKEFSYLEIAEVMDVPIGTVKSYLFRGKAWLRDRLLGRQIREVDEL encoded by the coding sequence TTGGTGAACCAGTACAAAGGGCTGGTTCTGAATCTTGCTGCCCGGATGACGGGTCGGCAGGACGCAGCGGACGACTTGGCCCAGGAGGTCTTCTTGCGAGTCTGGCGAGGACTTGGTTCCTTCCGGGGCGAGTGCAAGCTCTCAACATGGATTTATAGGATTACGCTGAACTTATGCATCGCTGAGAGCAAATCGGCGCGGGCTCGGTCGCAGTTCATCCAAGTGGATGATCCGGGTCATGAAGCGAGTTTGATGATCCCTTCCGGGGACAATCCGTTCGCCGAGGAGGTGATCCTGAAAGAACGCCTTGGCCCGCTGATTGCGCGGATGCCTGAACAATACCGGACCGCGATCTCGCTTTATTACTTGAAGGAATTTTCGTATCTTGAGATCGCCGAGGTGATGGACGTGCCGATTGGGACCGTAAAGAGCTATCTTTTCAGAGGCAAAGCTTGGCTGCGCGACCGGCTGCTGGGGCGGCAGATCCGCGAGGTGGATGAACTATGA
- a CDS encoding type IV pilus twitching motility protein PilT: MAEVATARRLDIYDLLRFAVDQGASDLHLSGGSIPMIRVHGRMRKLNLPRLDNETMLSIVRTVLTRDQLERFEEMKEIDFSAKLESIARFRVNVFQQINGLGAVFRTIPTDIRTFEELGLPEVMRDLADRDRGLVLLTGPTGSGKTTTLATMIDWINEYKELHIITIEDPVEFFHDSKNCMINQRELGANTHSFANALRAALREDPDVILVGEMRDLETISLALTAAETGHLVFATLHTSSAAKTIDRVIDIFPAAQKTQVRSMLAESLEAVVAQKLLPKKGGEGRVVAAEIMVATTAVRNLIREDKIYQIPSVIQAGGKSGMQSLDQDLTRLMHKGLITRETAAHVAENPKLFEVNLQE; the protein is encoded by the coding sequence GTGGCCGAAGTTGCAACAGCAAGACGCTTAGACATATACGACCTGCTTCGCTTCGCGGTAGATCAGGGTGCGTCGGACTTGCACCTCTCCGGCGGGTCGATTCCGATGATCCGTGTTCACGGTCGCATGCGCAAGTTGAATCTGCCGCGGTTGGACAATGAGACGATGCTCTCGATTGTTCGCACGGTCCTGACGCGCGATCAGCTCGAGCGGTTCGAGGAGATGAAGGAAATCGACTTCTCGGCGAAGTTGGAGAGTATCGCTCGGTTTCGTGTCAACGTTTTTCAGCAGATCAATGGTTTGGGTGCCGTGTTTCGGACGATTCCGACCGATATCCGCACCTTTGAGGAGTTGGGGCTGCCCGAGGTCATGCGCGACCTCGCCGATCGCGACCGGGGCTTGGTCTTGCTGACGGGTCCGACGGGTTCGGGCAAGACGACGACGCTGGCGACGATGATCGACTGGATCAACGAGTACAAAGAGCTTCACATCATTACGATTGAAGACCCGGTCGAGTTCTTCCACGATTCCAAGAACTGCATGATCAACCAGCGCGAACTCGGGGCGAACACGCACTCGTTCGCCAACGCGTTGCGTGCGGCGTTGCGTGAAGACCCCGATGTCATTCTGGTCGGAGAAATGCGCGATCTGGAGACCATTTCGCTGGCGTTGACGGCGGCGGAAACGGGTCACTTGGTGTTTGCGACCTTGCATACGTCGAGCGCGGCGAAGACGATCGACCGCGTGATTGACATTTTCCCGGCGGCCCAGAAGACACAGGTTCGCTCGATGCTGGCGGAGTCGCTGGAGGCCGTCGTGGCCCAGAAGCTGCTGCCCAAGAAGGGCGGTGAGGGTCGAGTCGTGGCGGCGGAAATCATGGTGGCGACGACGGCGGTTCGCAACCTGATTCGTGAGGACAAGATTTATCAGATTCCGTCGGTCATCCAGGCCGGCGGCAAGTCCGGTATGCAGAGTCTGGATCAGGATTTGACCCGGTTGATGCATAAGGGGCTGATTACCCGCGAGACGGCGGCGCATGTGGCGGAGAATCCGAAGCTGTTCGAAGTCAATCTTCAAGAGTAA